The window CTCACACCTCCCAGCAGCCTGGGCACAGAGCACTGGAGTCGAACCAATACACACAGTCCTAATCCCAGGCACTTCCTTGCTTGTGTGACTTTGGCCAAAGCACTTGACATCTCTaaacctctttctttttctatggaaTAGAATTAATCAGCTTCCTGAGAATCGAGGGAGGTCAGCATGCAAAAATGCCTTCCCGCATAGTGCCTACATGGAGCTGGTGCTCACCAGCCCTGGGGCCCCATCCAGCCCTTTGGCTCTGAAGGACTCGCAGTCCAGGATCTAGTCATCTGGGCTTCTTGCGCCTCCCAGCTTCTTTCCCTCTTCCTGCATCCCTACCTCCTTGATAGGAAAACAGCAAAATGTGGATGCCCAAGCAGGATCTCCTGAATTCACACAGAATTAAAATCAAGAGGAATGTGACCTCCCCTCCTTTTTTTAACTAGAAAGAATGGGAACAGCCCAAACCCAGCTCTCTCCACCAACTGTTTtctcactgagtcaccaggaagccccCAGGCCCTGAAGTGCCCCGGCATCAACCCACGATAGAGTCATCCAACCCCTCAGCAAGTGGCACTTTCAGCCTCCTGCAAAGTTTTCCCCCAACCCCTTTCTCATGCCTGTTAAAACATCCAGagtgttcatttttattcattaaggcaactgtacataaaagatggAGGCCCCCAAGGTCTGGAACCAGTCTGCCAAGCTCTGAGTCCCAGTCCAGTCattcactggctgtgtgaccttcgtCAGGCagcttaatctctctgagccctATCTGCAAAATGGAAGGAAGGATACCATAGGGTTGAGATGAGGATACAATcagataatgcatataaaatgCTCATCCTGGTGCTTGCAATAGAGAAAACTCTAGTAAATATTGATTTATTGTCATTGCTAAATGGCTTCCTGGCTCCCTGTTGGCTCCTTGTAAGCCCTCAGCAGAAGTTTCCTTCCCTTCCATTCCCTAATGCCCCACACCCAAGAGCCATCACCATCACCCCAGGTGGGAGCACAATTATTTGGTTCCCATCTGCCTTCTTTTGGCTCATCCTAATCcaatggaaattaaaagacgtttgctccttggaagaaaagttatgaccaatctagacagcatattaaaaagcaaaggcattactttgctaacaaaggtccatccagtcaaagctatggtttttccagtagtcatgtatggatgtgagagttggactataaagaaagctgagcacctaagaactaatgcttttgaactgtggtgttggagaagattcttgagagtcccttggactgcaaagatcaaaccagtccatcctaaaggaaatcagtcctgaatattcattggaaggactaatgttgaagctgaactccaatactctggccacctgatgcaaagagccaactcattgggaaagacccggatgctgggaaagattgaaggcaggaggagaaggggacgacagaagatgagatggttggatggcatcaccagctcaatgaacatgagtttgagtaagctccagggcttggtgaaggacagggaagcctggcatgctgcagtccatggggtcacaaagagtcggacaagactgagcaactgaactgaagccaatgGATGGCGGCAGGGAGCCgagggggagggggtgctggTTACAAAGATATCCCCACTTGCCCAAGCCTCCTGCACCCTGAGCTCTTGGCCAAACTGCAATCAGCCAGTTTGTGTGGGGGTCAATCTGTCTTGCAATGATGGGGAAGTGTGTCTGGTTCTCGTCTTTCTGCCCTAGAAGAGGCAGAGGCTGTGAGTCAGCTTCTCCCCATGCCCAGACCCAGCGGATTCCAGGTCAAAGCAAGTTCAGGCCAGCTGCTATTCTGGAAAGTCCTGGTCCAGAGGGCAGACGGAACAGGCACCCAGGCACGAGCCCAAGAAATGAGACAGTTTTGACCTAGCCTTTCTCTTTGGCCAGGAGCCAGGTCCTCAGCTGGAGTCATGGCAGCAGCAGCCGATGGAGCGTCCACAGTTACTCCCAGGTCGGAAGCTGAAGGATGCCCATCAGAGGAGGTCCTCAGCCCTACCCCGCCTGACTTGACAGCAGCTGATGGAGCGTCCACAGTTACTCCCAAGTCGGAAGCTGAAGGATACCCATCAGAGAAGGTCCTCAGCCCTACCCCACCTGACTTGACAGCAGCTGATGGAGCGTCCTCAGTTACTCCCAAGTCGGAAGCTGAAGGATACCCATCAGAGAAGGTCCTCAGCCCTACTTCACCTGACCTGACAGCAGCCGATGGAGCGTCCTCAGTTACTCCCAGGTCGGAAGCTGAAGGATGCCCATCAGAGAAGGTCCTCAGCCCTACCCCGCCTGACTTGACAGCAGCTGATGGAGCGTCCACAGTTACTCCCAAGTCGGAAGCTGAAGGATACCCATCAGAGAAGGTCCTCAGCCCTACCCCGCCTGGCCTGACAGATCTACCTGAGAAGGTGACCCAGCCTGCCCTCCCACTTCAAAACTGGCACCAGGAGAAGCCCAGGAAGAGTAGCCGTGTTCTCAAGGAGCTGGGCGTGAGTGTCCATTTCCTGCAGTGCggtactggggtgggggtggtaatGCAGGGAGGCCTGAGGATGGAGGGGGATTGAGACAGTGCTGAACACTTATTCTAAGATTTAAAAATCCATGGAGGGATGGGAGAGGCAGTCTACATCTGCACGACACTGGCTCGGTGTGGCTCATAGAAGCCTCAGTAGAAGAagcttcctccccttcccctctttcctATCCGCACCCCCCCGCCCTCAGCCCCCAGAGACACTGCCGTGGCCACAGGTGGTGGGACAGGTACGTGACTCCCACCTGCCTTCCCAAGAAGCAGTCCTTCCTTGCAGGCCCACCAGGATCCTTAGAAGGCAGGAAGTGAGCTCTGTGCAGCTCGCTGGTCCAGGAGCTCAACGACCTCCATTAGGGCCGGTTCCCTGACAGCGGCTCTCTGTCCCCTGCCCCTGTCTTGCCCAGGCCATCCATGTGGTCATCGCTCTGGTGTACCTGTTCATTGGAGGTTACCTGGTGGCTGCTGTCAAGAACCTtcacctggtggtccagaagtGTTGGTATCCGTTCTGGGGGGCTGCCTCTGTGAGTAGATGTCAAAATGTGGGCCGGCTTTGGGGATGCGCAGGCAGGCCCAGAGAACCTGGCTTTTGGGAGGGGGTGCAGGGTGGGGCGGAGTGAGTGAATAGCAGTGAGGCCACCTGGGCCCCTGCCCAGCCTCCTAACTCCATGTCCACTCTCTCAGTCACCCTGGAAACAGCTTCTTCCCAGGGGCTCCCGTGAGCCTGCAGCCCAAGagagcagcccccaggctcccagtTTGCGcttgcgctaagttgcttcagtcgtgtctgactctttgctaccccatggactgtagcctgccaggctcctctgtccttggggttctccaggcaagaatactggagtaggttgccatttcctcctccaggggatcttcctgacccagggattgaacccaggtctccctcattgcaggcagatgctttactgctgagccaccagggaagatcttggTACCCTCCTCTAATTACCAAGCGCATCCAGCACAGAG is drawn from Ovis aries strain OAR_USU_Benz2616 breed Rambouillet chromosome 21, ARS-UI_Ramb_v3.0, whole genome shotgun sequence and contains these coding sequences:
- the MS4A10 gene encoding membrane-spanning 4-domains subfamily A member 10 isoform X1, with the translated sequence MGFSRQEHWRGGCHFFLQGIFLTQQSNPSLLCLLHWQAGARSSAGVMAAAADGASTVTPRSEAEGCPSEEVLSPTPPDLTAADGASTVTPKSEAEGYPSEKVLSPTPPDLTAADGASSVTPKSEAEGYPSEKVLSPTSPDLTAADGASSVTPRSEAEGCPSEKVLSPTPPDLTAADGASTVTPKSEAEGYPSEKVLSPTPPGLTDLPEKVTQPALPLQNWHQEKPRKSSRVLKELGAIHVVIALVYLFIGGYLVAAVKNLHLVVQKCWYPFWGAASFLISGILAITMESFQKNYLKVCLVANSISFLCVLAGLFVIVKDLFLETPFEFPIWKPYPTDTVHIQRLVLALLCVTCVEVFLPGLMAVMAYRDTRLSAEEDDLPLVPDSPLELKEQSMMPPPSYEDVTQGDLQDEQKRR
- the MS4A10 gene encoding membrane-spanning 4-domains subfamily A member 10 isoform X2; this encodes MAAAADGASTVTPRSEAEGCPSEEVLSPTPPDLTAADGASTVTPKSEAEGYPSEKVLSPTPPDLTAADGASSVTPKSEAEGYPSEKVLSPTSPDLTAADGASSVTPRSEAEGCPSEKVLSPTPPDLTAADGASTVTPKSEAEGYPSEKVLSPTPPGLTDLPEKVTQPALPLQNWHQEKPRKSSRVLKELGAIHVVIALVYLFIGGYLVAAVKNLHLVVQKCWYPFWGAASFLISGILAITMESFQKNYLKVCLVANSISFLCVLAGLFVIVKDLFLETPFEFPIWKPYPTDTVHIQRLVLALLCVTCVEVFLPGLMAVMAYRDTRLSAEEDDLPLVPDSPLELKEQSMMPPPSYEDVTQGDLQDEQKRR